Genomic DNA from Cetobacterium somerae ATCC BAA-474:
TGCATGAAGATCCTTGTATCCCAAACTTTGGTAGAAAAGGTAGAGGGTTAAAAATCGAGGAAGGTATGGTTTTAGCTATAGAACCAATGGTTAACATTGGAACTTACAAAGTGAATATAACTAATGATGGATGGACAGTAGTAACAAGAGATGGGAAGCGTTCAGCACATTTCGAGCACACTGTTGCCATAATAGATGGAAAACCTGTTGTTTTAACTGAGTTAGACTAATAAAAATAACAATAAAAATGTTAAAAATTAGCTAGACTTTTTGTAAAATAAATGTTAAAATAATATGAATTTCTGTTCGATAGGAGGTAGTATGTCGAAAAAGGATGTTATCGAATTAGAAGGAACTATATTAGAGGCCCTTCCAAATGCGATGTTTAAGGTTGAATTAGAAAATGGACACACAATTTTAGGGCACATCTCTGGTAAAATGAGAATGAATTACATTAAAATTTTACCTGGAGACAAAGTAACGGTACAAATTTCTCCATATGATTTATCTAGGGGAAGAATAGTATACAGAAAAAAGTAAAGTTATGATCACGAGAGGAGGTAATTAAGTGAAAGTAAGAGTATCAATTAAGCCTATTTGTGACAAATGTAAAGTTATCAAGAGACACGGGAAAATCAGAGTAATCTGTGAAAACCCTAAGCACAAACAAGTACAAGGATAACTTGAAAAGTTTTGCAAACTAGTACTGACATGGGAAGTACTGTAAAGGTATGTTAGGCTGTAGAGCTAGTACTCGAAAGAGGCATACCGAAGAAAGTCTTAGTCAGTTAATATACTGACGGATATATAAAATTTTCGGAAGAGGAGGAAAAATTTTGGCTAGAATCGCAGGAGTAGATATTCCTAGAAACAAAAGAATAGAGATTGCTCTAACTTACGTTTACGGAATTGGAAAACCAACTTCACAAAAAGTATTAACAGAAGCAGGAGTAAACTTTGACACTAGAGTAAAGGATTTAACTGAAGAAGAGTTAAACAAAATCAGAGCCATTGTTGAAACTATCAAGGTAGAGGGAGATCTTAGAAAAGAGATCAGACTTGCAATAAAGAGACTTATGGACATCAGATGTTACAGAGGTTCAAGACACAAGATGAACTTACCAGTAAGAGGACAAAAGTCAAAAACAAATGCAAGAACTAGAAAAGGACCTAAAAAGCCTATAAAGAGATAGTTTAAAGCTAATTGTAGTATATAAGAACGGAATTTTATCGTAAGGAGGTAGCTAAATTGGCTAAGAAGAAAGTAGCTAAAATCAAGAAGAAATTGAAAAATATTCCTAACGGAGTAGCTCATATACACTCAACTTTCAACAACACAATAGTAGCAATTACTGATGTGGAAGGTAAAGTAGTAAGCTGGAAATCAGGAGGAACTTCTGGTTTTAAGGGAACTAAAAAAGGAACTCCATTCGCAGCTCAAATCGCAGCAGAGCAAGCAGCTCATATTGCAATGGAAAACGGAATGAAGAAGGTTGAAGTAAAAGTGAAAGGACCTGGATCAGGTAGAGAAGCATGTATAAGATCTCTACAGGCAGCAGGATTAGAGGTTACAAAGATAACTGACGTAACTCCAGTTCCACACAACGGATGTAGACCACCAAAAAGAAGAAGAGTGTAATACACTTTTCTAAGCTCATTATCGTAGAAATTTATTAAGTGTAAGGAGGAACAATAAAGAGATGGCAAGAAATAGACAACCTGTTTTAAAGAAATGTAGAGCTCTTGGAATCGACCCAGTTGTTTTAGGAGTTAACAAATCTTCTAATAGAGGGCCAAGACCAAATGCAAATAGAAAGCCTACAGAGTATGCAATTCAGTTAAACGAAAAGCAAAAAGCTAAATTTATATACAATGTAATGGAGAAGCAATTCAGAAAATTATATGATGAGGCTTCAAGAAAGGATGGAGTTACTGGTTTAACTTTAATCCAATATTTAGAGAGAAGATTAGAGAACGTAGTTTACAGACTAGGATTCGCTAAAACTAGAAGACAAGCTAGACAAATAGTGTCTCACGGACACGTTGCTGTTAACGGAAGAAGAGTTAACATCGCATCTTATAGAGTAAAAGCAGGGGATGTAGTATCTGTAATTGAGAACTCAAAAAATATCGAGTTAATCAAATCTGCAGTAGAAGAGAAAACAGTTCCAGCATGGTTAGAGTTAGATAAAGCTAACTTCGCAGGAAAAGTTCTTCAGAACCCAACTAAAGACGATTTAGATTTCGATTTAAACGAAGCTTTAATAGTTGAGTTCTATTCAAGATAATAAATCCTTTGACAGGAGTTGATTAAATGTTAAAAATAGAAAAACATGCTAAGGGTATTAACATTACCGAATTAAAAACAAGTGACTTTTCTGGTCAATATGTTATAGAACCTTTATATAGAGGATATGGACATACAATTGGTAATGCTTTGAGAAGAGTTTTACTATCATCTATACCTGGTGCTGCCGTTAAAGGTGTTAGAATCGACGGAGTACTAAGCGAGTTTTCAGTTATGGAAGGTGTTAAAGAGGCTGTAACTGAAATAATGCTAAATGTAAAAGAGGTAGTAATAAAGGCAGAAACTGCTGGAGAAAGAAAAATGACTCTTTCTGCAAAGGGACCTAAGACTGTTACAGCTGCTGATATAATACCAGATATCGGATTAGAGATTGTAAATCCAGATCAAATTATTTGTACATTAACTACAGATAGAGAGATCGATATGGAATTCATAGTTGATACTGGTGAAGGATTTGTTGTTGCTGAAGAGATAGAGAAAAAAGATTGGGCTGTAGATTTTATAGCAGTTGATGCTATATATACACCAATCAGAAAAGTATCTTACTCAGTTCAGGATACAATGGTTGGAAGAATGACTGATTTCGATAAGTTAACTTTAAACATAGAAACAGACGGAAGTGTTGAGATAAGAGATGCTATTTCTTATGCAATAGAGCTTCTAAAGTATCATTTAGATCCGTTCCTTGACTTAGGGAATAGAATGGATCACTTAAGAGTAGATCTTGAGGAAGAGGAGGAAACTCCTACATCAACTGCTAAGGCTGATGATGTATTAAATACAAGAATAGAAGAGCTAGATTTAACAGTTAGATCATTTAACTGTTTAAAGAAAGCTGGAATAGAGGAAGTTGGACAGTTGGCAAGAATGTCAATGAACGAACTTCTAAAAATAAAGAATCTAGGAAGAAAATCACTAGATGAGATCCTTGAAAAGATGAAAGAACTTGGGTTCGATCTAAATGGAAATGGATCTGTAGAATAATTAGATAAGGAGGCTAACTGACTAATGAACCACAATAAATCATATAGAAAGTTAGGGAGAAGAGCTGACCATAGAAAAGCTATGTTAATGAACTTAACAATATCTCTAATTTTATCAGATAGAATAGAAACTACTGTTACTAGAGCAAAAGAGCTTAGAAAGTTTGCTGAGAGAATGGTTACTCTTGGTAAAAAAGGAACTCTTGCGCACAGAAGACAAGCTTTCGCTTTCTTAAGAAGCGAAGAGGCTGTAGCTAAGTTATTTAATGATTTAGCACCAAAGTACGCTGAGAGAAACGGTGGATACACAAGAATCATCAGAACTTCTGTAAGAAAGGGAGATTCTGCTGAGATGGCTATAATCGAATTAGTTTAATTCTAATTCGTTTGAAAGGAGAACTACATTGTAGTTCTCCTTTTTTTATTTGAATACTACAATAATAAACAAAATAAAAAAAATGTCCTAAATTTTAATTATTGTATACAAAAACTTTTTTTTCTTCAAAAAACAAACAAAATGTATTGCAAATTAGAATTGTTTAATGTATAATATATCCATAAAGTGCCTAGGGGGACTTATATATATTTTTATATTATTTGGAGGTTAAGATGTTAAAGGGAACTGTTAAATGGTTTAACAAAGAAAAAGGATTTGGTTTTGTAACATGTGAAGAGGGGAAAGATTATTTCGTACACTTTACTGGAATTATCGGGGATGGATTTAGAACTTTAGAAGAGGGTCAAAATGTTTCATTTATCGTAGAAGAAGGAAACAAGGGACCAATAGCTAAAGAAGTAACTGCAGCTTAATATAGATATGAAACCAAGAGTGAAATTAACATTTCACTCTTTTTTTTATAAAAAAAATCAGAAAATATGTTAGAATATAGTATATTCTATTTTAAGGAGATGGCAATGATATTAGGATTAACTGGTGGCATAGGAAGTGGAAAATCTACAGTTAGTAAAATCTTTTTATCTATGGGAATTAAAGTTTTTGATGCTGATTTAATAGCTAAAGACATTTTAGAAACTGAACAAGTAAAAGAGGAAATAAAAGAAAAACTCGGAAAAGAGTTTATAAATTTAAAAAGTAATTCTGTAGATAAAGAATTATTAAAAAAAGAGGTTTTTAATAACTCAAAAAAATTAAATATATTAAATGGAATAGTTCATCCTAGAGTTGTAGATATATATAAAAAAAAATATTTAGAATTTAAAGATAAAAAAGAGATTGTAATTTTTGATGTTCCATTATTGTTTGAAGTTAATTTAGAGAGATATTGTGATAAGGTAATAGTTGTAGATATAGATTTAAAGGTCCAAATAGAAAGAATTAAAAATAGGGATAATATTGACGTTGCTCTAATAAATAAAATAATAGCTGCTCAAATGTCTAGAGAAGAAAGAAATATAAAAGCAGATATTTTAATTGAAAATAATGGAAGTTTAGAGGAGTTAAAACAAAAAATAGAAAAAATAATCAAAGATATAGAAAGAGGAAAAATATGAAAATAGTTGCTCCAGCAGGAAGCATTGAAAGATTTCACGCCGCTATAAAAGCAGGTGCAGACGAGATATACATGGGATTAAAAGGTTTTGGTGCAAGAAGGAACGCTGTAAATTTGACTTTAGAAGAGTATAAAGAAGCATTAGATTATGCACATGCAAGAGGAGTAAAAGTATTCTTAACATTGAATACTATAATGATGGATGTTGAGATAGAAGCAATAGCTATAAATTTAAGAGAACTATATAAACATGGATTAGATGCAGTTATTGTTCAAGATTTTGGATTAGCAGAGTTTATAAAAATTAATTTTCCTGGGTTAGAGCTACATGGAAGTACACAAATGACTGTAGCAAATCATATAGAGGCAAATTATTTAAAATCTATTGGTTTTGAAAGAGTTGTTTTACCTAGAGAGTTAACTTTTGAAGAGATAAAAGAAATAAGAGAAAAAAGTGATATTGAGTTAGAGATATTTGTTTCAGGAGCATTATGCATATCTTATTCAGGGAATTGCTATATGAGCAGTTTTATAGGTGGACGTAGTGGAAATAGAGGAATGTGTGCACAACCTTGTAGAAAAAAATATACTTCTGATGGAAATGATGAAGGGTATACTTTAAGCCCAAAAGATCAGTTATATGGATACGATGAAATTCAAAAATTAAAAGAGATTGGGATAGATAGTATTAAGTTAGAAGGAAGAATGAAAGAACCTAATTATGTATTTCAAACAGTTAATTATTATAAAGAGTTAATTGATGGAAATAACATTGAAGAAAAAAGTTCACAAATATTTAATAGAGGTTATAGTACTGGGTATTTTTATAAAGATAGAAAAGATATAATGAATAAAAGTTTTGCCAGCCATTTAGGAAAAAATCTAGGAGAATTTAATGGAAAAGAATTAAAATTGAAAGAAAAAATAATCTTAGGAGATGGA
This window encodes:
- the rplQ gene encoding 50S ribosomal protein L17, translating into MNHNKSYRKLGRRADHRKAMLMNLTISLILSDRIETTVTRAKELRKFAERMVTLGKKGTLAHRRQAFAFLRSEEAVAKLFNDLAPKYAERNGGYTRIIRTSVRKGDSAEMAIIELV
- the rpsD gene encoding 30S ribosomal protein S4; translation: MARNRQPVLKKCRALGIDPVVLGVNKSSNRGPRPNANRKPTEYAIQLNEKQKAKFIYNVMEKQFRKLYDEASRKDGVTGLTLIQYLERRLENVVYRLGFAKTRRQARQIVSHGHVAVNGRRVNIASYRVKAGDVVSVIENSKNIELIKSAVEEKTVPAWLELDKANFAGKVLQNPTKDDLDFDLNEALIVEFYSR
- the rpsM gene encoding 30S ribosomal protein S13, with translation MARIAGVDIPRNKRIEIALTYVYGIGKPTSQKVLTEAGVNFDTRVKDLTEEELNKIRAIVETIKVEGDLRKEIRLAIKRLMDIRCYRGSRHKMNLPVRGQKSKTNARTRKGPKKPIKR
- the coaE gene encoding dephospho-CoA kinase (Dephospho-CoA kinase (CoaE) performs the final step in coenzyme A biosynthesis.) translates to MILGLTGGIGSGKSTVSKIFLSMGIKVFDADLIAKDILETEQVKEEIKEKLGKEFINLKSNSVDKELLKKEVFNNSKKLNILNGIVHPRVVDIYKKKYLEFKDKKEIVIFDVPLLFEVNLERYCDKVIVVDIDLKVQIERIKNRDNIDVALINKIIAAQMSREERNIKADILIENNGSLEELKQKIEKIIKDIERGKI
- the infA gene encoding translation initiation factor IF-1 — protein: MSKKDVIELEGTILEALPNAMFKVELENGHTILGHISGKMRMNYIKILPGDKVTVQISPYDLSRGRIVYRKK
- the rpsK gene encoding 30S ribosomal protein S11, producing the protein MAKKKVAKIKKKLKNIPNGVAHIHSTFNNTIVAITDVEGKVVSWKSGGTSGFKGTKKGTPFAAQIAAEQAAHIAMENGMKKVEVKVKGPGSGREACIRSLQAAGLEVTKITDVTPVPHNGCRPPKRRRV
- the rpmJ gene encoding 50S ribosomal protein L36, which gives rise to MKVRVSIKPICDKCKVIKRHGKIRVICENPKHKQVQG
- a CDS encoding cold-shock protein — protein: MLKGTVKWFNKEKGFGFVTCEEGKDYFVHFTGIIGDGFRTLEEGQNVSFIVEEGNKGPIAKEVTAA
- a CDS encoding DNA-directed RNA polymerase subunit alpha translates to MLKIEKHAKGINITELKTSDFSGQYVIEPLYRGYGHTIGNALRRVLLSSIPGAAVKGVRIDGVLSEFSVMEGVKEAVTEIMLNVKEVVIKAETAGERKMTLSAKGPKTVTAADIIPDIGLEIVNPDQIICTLTTDREIDMEFIVDTGEGFVVAEEIEKKDWAVDFIAVDAIYTPIRKVSYSVQDTMVGRMTDFDKLTLNIETDGSVEIRDAISYAIELLKYHLDPFLDLGNRMDHLRVDLEEEEETPTSTAKADDVLNTRIEELDLTVRSFNCLKKAGIEEVGQLARMSMNELLKIKNLGRKSLDEILEKMKELGFDLNGNGSVE